The following proteins come from a genomic window of Nocardioides albertanoniae:
- a CDS encoding DUF3180 domain-containing protein codes for MGLVGGWLAHPVLEAWRGVAPVVTWAQPVLLLLIAAVLGVTAWITHRQLQVGGERIESYQAVNRLVLARACTLVGALLAGGYLGYAVSWLGYDASTSAGDRLVRSAVAAVAGIVIVIASRLLEHACRVRKSDDE; via the coding sequence ATCGGCCTCGTCGGCGGTTGGCTGGCCCACCCTGTGCTGGAGGCATGGCGCGGGGTGGCCCCGGTGGTCACCTGGGCACAGCCGGTCCTGCTGCTCCTGATCGCGGCCGTCCTCGGCGTCACGGCGTGGATCACCCATCGCCAGCTGCAGGTCGGCGGCGAGCGGATCGAGTCCTATCAGGCGGTCAACCGGCTGGTGCTCGCCCGCGCGTGCACGCTGGTCGGAGCGCTCCTGGCCGGAGGCTATCTGGGCTACGCCGTGAGCTGGCTCGGCTACGACGCGAGCACCTCGGCCGGCGACCGGCTGGTGCGCTCGGCGGTCGCGGCGGTGGCAGGGATCGTGATCGTGATCGCAAGTCGACTCCTCGAACACGCATGCCGGGTCCGCAAATCCGACGATGAGTAG
- the folP gene encoding dihydropteroate synthase — protein sequence MGIVNVTPDSFSDGGRFLATDDAVAHGHELIAQGADLLDIGGESTRPGATRPLVGDELARVVPVIETLAAEGATLSVDTMRPEVAAAALKAGAQIINDVSGGLADPEILKVAAEHDATYVVMHWRAHGAEMQHEDHLVYADGVVATVKQELEQRIEAARAAGIPDDNIVIDPGLGFSKTADDNWRLLAGVEEFHKLGFPVLIGASRKTFLGHLLAAPDGTLRPVDERESAHDAITVFLAQRGVWATRTHDVRAAADALKAATKLETIGARSSGELARPPAPSEGVTERSEETIR from the coding sequence ATGGGGATCGTCAACGTCACGCCCGACTCGTTCAGCGACGGCGGACGGTTCTTGGCGACCGATGATGCGGTGGCGCACGGTCACGAGCTGATCGCCCAGGGGGCGGATCTGCTCGACATCGGCGGGGAGTCGACGCGGCCGGGTGCGACCAGGCCGCTGGTCGGCGACGAGCTGGCCCGTGTCGTGCCCGTCATCGAGACGCTGGCCGCGGAGGGGGCGACCCTCTCGGTCGACACGATGCGCCCCGAGGTCGCGGCCGCGGCACTGAAGGCGGGGGCGCAGATCATCAACGACGTCTCGGGTGGCCTCGCCGACCCCGAGATCTTGAAGGTCGCCGCCGAGCACGATGCGACGTACGTCGTGATGCACTGGCGCGCTCATGGCGCGGAGATGCAGCACGAGGACCACCTCGTCTACGCCGACGGCGTGGTCGCCACGGTCAAGCAGGAGCTCGAGCAGCGGATCGAGGCTGCGCGGGCAGCGGGGATCCCCGACGACAACATCGTGATCGACCCCGGCCTCGGCTTCTCCAAGACCGCCGACGACAACTGGCGGCTGCTGGCGGGGGTGGAGGAGTTCCACAAGCTCGGGTTCCCGGTGCTGATCGGCGCCAGCCGCAAGACCTTCCTCGGCCACCTGCTGGCCGCACCCGACGGCACGCTGCGCCCGGTCGACGAGCGCGAGAGCGCGCACGATGCGATCACCGTCTTCCTGGCGCAACGCGGCGTCTGGGCCACGCGTACCCATGACGTACGCGCCGCCGCCGACGCCCTCAAGGCGGCAACCAAGCTGGAGACGATCGGAGCGAGGTCGAGCGGCGAGCTTGCTCGTCCGCCCGCGCCGAGCGAGGGAGTAACCGAGCGGAGCGAGGAGACGATCCGATGA
- the folK gene encoding 2-amino-4-hydroxy-6-hydroxymethyldihydropteridine diphosphokinase, with the protein MTEVPNPHIIDADTLTGEMRPIRRAVLSLGSNLGERLANLQDALNTLAETPDVWVTTISPIYETEPVDSPEGSELYLNAIVLADTTLTPARLLDRALTIEDAYGRSRSGIFNEPRTLDIDVISVGDKILEEDSLTLPHPRAHERAFVLKPWADLEPSADLPGVGPISELLERSDQTGITRRDDLVIEL; encoded by the coding sequence GTGACAGAGGTACCCAACCCCCACATCATCGACGCCGACACGCTCACCGGGGAGATGCGGCCGATTCGGCGGGCGGTTCTGTCGTTGGGCTCCAATCTCGGAGAGCGTCTGGCAAACCTGCAGGACGCACTGAACACGCTCGCCGAGACCCCGGACGTCTGGGTGACCACGATCTCGCCGATCTACGAGACCGAGCCGGTCGACTCACCCGAGGGCTCCGAGCTCTATCTCAACGCGATCGTCCTCGCCGACACCACGCTCACCCCGGCGCGGCTGCTCGACCGTGCGCTCACGATCGAGGATGCGTACGGACGCTCCCGCAGCGGCATCTTCAACGAGCCGCGCACGCTCGACATCGACGTCATCTCCGTCGGCGACAAGATCCTCGAGGAAGACTCGCTCACGCTTCCGCACCCGCGCGCCCACGAGCGTGCGTTCGTGCTCAAGCCGTGGGCCGACCTCGAGCCGAGCGCCGACCTTCCGGGCGTCGGGCCGATCAGTGAGCTGCTCGAGCGGTCCGACCAGACCGGCATCACCCGCCGCGACGACCTGGTCATCGAGCTCTGA
- the folE gene encoding GTP cyclohydrolase I FolE, whose amino-acid sequence MSDVDEKSDGVSARNTQVTPVHTPERDVADVPAFDQQRAEAAVRELLFAIGEDPDREGLLDTPARVARAYRELTQGLHQAPEDVLTTTFDLGHDEMVLVRDIELWSMCEHHLVPFTGVAHVGYIPAATGKITGLSKLARLVDVYAKRPQVQERLTTQVADALMDILEARGVIVVIEAEHLCMTMRGVRKAGARTITSAVRGTMRSNATTRAEAMALIRGGTR is encoded by the coding sequence CCCAGGTGACGCCTGTCCACACCCCCGAGCGGGATGTGGCCGACGTGCCGGCCTTCGACCAGCAGCGTGCCGAGGCGGCCGTGCGCGAGCTCCTCTTCGCGATCGGGGAGGATCCCGATCGCGAAGGGCTGCTCGACACGCCCGCCCGGGTCGCCCGTGCCTACCGAGAGCTGACGCAGGGGTTGCACCAGGCCCCGGAGGACGTGCTCACCACCACGTTCGACCTGGGCCACGACGAGATGGTCCTGGTGCGTGACATCGAGCTGTGGTCGATGTGCGAGCACCACCTGGTGCCGTTCACCGGCGTCGCCCACGTCGGCTACATCCCTGCCGCCACGGGCAAGATCACCGGTCTGTCCAAGCTCGCCCGTCTGGTCGACGTCTACGCCAAGCGCCCTCAGGTCCAGGAGCGGCTCACCACCCAGGTGGCCGACGCCCTCATGGACATCCTCGAGGCGCGCGGTGTGATCGTGGTGATCGAGGCCGAGCACCTGTGCATGACGATGCGTGGCGTCCGCAAGGCCGGCGCCCGCACGATCACCAGCGCCGTACGCGGCACCATGCGCTCCAACGCCACCACCCGCGCCGAAGCGATGGCGCTGATCCGGGGCGGAACCCGCTAG
- the folB gene encoding dihydroneopterin aldolase: MTTPATEPATEPADEISIVGLECYGHHGVFDFERREGQKFVIDLVIGTDTRRAAATDDLHDTVDYGSLAAAVKTSVERDPVDLIETLAQRIADICLAETRVHWARVTVHKPGAPIEATFKDVTLTITRRQST, encoded by the coding sequence ATGACCACCCCCGCAACCGAACCCGCGACCGAGCCCGCCGACGAGATCTCGATCGTCGGCCTGGAGTGCTACGGCCACCACGGGGTCTTCGACTTCGAGCGCCGCGAGGGGCAGAAGTTCGTGATCGACCTGGTCATCGGCACCGATACCCGCCGAGCGGCGGCGACGGACGACTTGCATGACACCGTCGATTACGGAAGTCTCGCGGCGGCGGTCAAAACTAGTGTTGAGCGCGACCCGGTGGACCTCATCGAAACGCTTGCCCAGCGGATCGCGGACATCTGCCTCGCAGAAACCCGCGTCCATTGGGCTCGTGTTACGGTTCACAAACCGGGGGCGCCTATCGAAGCGACGTTCAAAGACGTCACCCTGACGATCACCCGGAGGCAGAGCACGTGA